In the genome of Candidatus Hydrogenedentota bacterium, the window TCGCGGAAAATGGCGGCGAAGACCACCAGTATGACCGTTTCCAGCGGACTCATGCGGCCCATGCTCTGCGCGGGCATCGGCGTGCGCGTGATGGGTTTAAGATGCGTCATGGCGCGCGTTCCTTATTAGTGCGGCTCCCTCGCGGCGCGGGCGCGTGTACCCGGACCGCCCGCCTATTATATAATGGCGCGCCGCCGGATGCATCCCCGCGAATCTACGGGATGATGGACATCCCCCCTGGCCCCGTTGAGGTTGCCCCTGTTGCCGCTTGTTGATTAGATGGAAGGCAGCCTTGTTCCCCCTTTGAAGGGGGTGGCCCTTTAGGGCCGGGGGATGTTCTTCCGCAGTGCCGCCCCCTTTACAGAAAGGCCCAACAGTGAACCTTTTTCCCTCGATAACGGAATCCATCCTTCGCGCGTGCCCCGAACTCGCCCCCGGGGACCTGCTCTTCAGCGCGCCGCCCCGTCTGGACATGGGCGATGTCGCCGTGGCCATGTTCCTGCCCGCGCGCAAATTAAAGTCCGCCCCGCCGAAACTGGCCGCTGAATTGGCGGAAAAGGCCGCCTTTGGGCCGGAGGTGCGCAAGGCCGCCGCCGCGGGCCCCTATCTCAACCTCACGCTGGACCGTTCCCGGGTCGGCGGAGAGATTGCGAACGCGGCCCTGGCGCTGGGGGACCGCTTCGGGTCGGGCGGCTCCGGACAGGGACGCACGGTCCTCATCGAGCACACCAGCATCAACCCGAACGCCAGCCCCCACGTGGGCCGGGGTCGCTGCGCCATGATCGGCGACAGCGTCACGCGCCTCTTCCGTTTCGAGGGCTACGGGGTCGAGGTCCACTATTATGTCAACGACATGGGCCGCCAGATCGGCCTGCTGGTCCTCATCGCCGACGAACTGCAAAACCTCGGCTTTGACGAAATCCTGGACGCCTATGTGAAGGCCAACGCCCGCGCCGAGGCGGACCCGGATTTCGCCGAGCGGGGCTACGGTCTGCTGGTGAAGATGGAGGAGGGCGACCCGGAGGCGCAGGCGAAATTCCGCGCCGTCACGGACCTCTGCCTGAAGGGGCAGCTCGCCGTCCTCCACCGCCTCGGCGCCACGTATGACGTGTTCGACCATGAGTCGAAATACGTGAACGACCCGCGACTGGAGCAGGTCGAGGCGAGGCTCCGCGAGAAGGGCGCCCTCTTCACGGACAAGGAGCAGCGCCTGGTCGTGGACCTGGCCCCCCTCGGCCACGCACAGGAGGAGGGCCGCTTCTTCGTCCTGCGCCGCGCCAATGGCAGCTCCATGTACGGATACCGCGACCTGGCCTACTCGCTGGACAAAAACGCCCTCGGCGCGGACATCAACCTGATGGTCCTCGGCGAGGACCACAAGCTCTATGCCCAGCAGATGGCCATGATCCTGAACGCGGCGGGGCACCCCGCGCCGGAGAGCATCTACTACTCCTACATCCTGCTCAAGGACGGGAAAATGTCCACGCGCCAGGGCAAGGTGGTGCTCCTCGCCGACTTCCTCGACCAGGCCGCCGCCCTCGCCCTTGAGCGCGTCCGTGAACAGTGCCATGACATCAGCGGGGACGAGCTTCAGGCCATCTCGGAGCAGGTGGCCGTGGCCGCCATCCGTTTCGCCGTGCTCCGCGTGAAGCCCGGAAAGAATGTCACCTTCGACATGGAGTCCGCCCTCTCCTTCCAGGGGGACACGGGGCCCTACGTGCAGTACTGCTGCGCACGCATCAACTCCATCCTCCGCCGCGCCGCCGCGGAGGGGCTGGACTCCGCCCCGCCCGACACCCCCTTCGAGGCGGAGCACGACGCCGAGTGGTCCCTGCTCTTGAAAATAGCCGAATTCCCCCGGACCGTCGCCGACGCCGTCGAGCAGCGCACCGTCGCCGCCGTGGCCGGCTACGCCCTGGACCTGGCCCACCTCTTCGCCGCCTTCTACCGCGACTGCCCCGTGCTCAAGGCCGAAACCCCGGCGCGCGCCCACTCACGGCTCGTCATCTGCCGCGCCGCCCTGCAGGCCCTCACAAACGCCCTGCACCTCCTCGGCATCGCCGCCCCCGAAAGAATGTAAACGCCAAAGCTGTGACCCTGTCCGATCCGACCGATCCGTCTGATCAGTCCGCTCCCTCCCCCGCCTCCCCCGCCTCCCCCGCCTCCCCCGCCTCCCCCGCCTCCCCCGCCTCCCCCGC includes:
- the argS gene encoding arginine--tRNA ligase, whose product is MNLFPSITESILRACPELAPGDLLFSAPPRLDMGDVAVAMFLPARKLKSAPPKLAAELAEKAAFGPEVRKAAAAGPYLNLTLDRSRVGGEIANAALALGDRFGSGGSGQGRTVLIEHTSINPNASPHVGRGRCAMIGDSVTRLFRFEGYGVEVHYYVNDMGRQIGLLVLIADELQNLGFDEILDAYVKANARAEADPDFAERGYGLLVKMEEGDPEAQAKFRAVTDLCLKGQLAVLHRLGATYDVFDHESKYVNDPRLEQVEARLREKGALFTDKEQRLVVDLAPLGHAQEEGRFFVLRRANGSSMYGYRDLAYSLDKNALGADINLMVLGEDHKLYAQQMAMILNAAGHPAPESIYYSYILLKDGKMSTRQGKVVLLADFLDQAAALALERVREQCHDISGDELQAISEQVAVAAIRFAVLRVKPGKNVTFDMESALSFQGDTGPYVQYCCARINSILRRAAAEGLDSAPPDTPFEAEHDAEWSLLLKIAEFPRTVADAVEQRTVAAVAGYALDLAHLFAAFYRDCPVLKAETPARAHSRLVICRAALQALTNALHLLGIAAPERM